A DNA window from Pseudarthrobacter sp. W1I19 contains the following coding sequences:
- a CDS encoding DUF6079 family protein, whose product MSTPTAGALTMMLRDAIHVPEAVHDDDFVMRIHEGVPAAEQTLKDYVVTEKIAEAFGEGLTLVKSALTRGNAKGAFIHGSFGAGKSHYMAVMHLLLSGNPQARALQGLQAVVAEHSDVLARKFLAVDYHLIGANSFEGALFGGYINTVKARHPTATLPVLHQSDLLFQNAQGLRAQMGDELFFSKFASDLDPVLGTLSGGGLTAAELDAAAAGTASERDRQAVAATLVETYFEAYTSTSAWLPIDQGLRIMTEHAKGLGYDGLVLFLDELVLWLANHLRDSAFIQNETSKVAKLVETGSGQMAIPMISFVARQRALKEFLGGGNVGAEQVALEDSFQWWEDRFDKITLAAADLPEIVNKRLLSPASETGKMSLAAAVARVRANPTDWKHLLTDSVGSGAVDFEKVYPFSPALVDAMVALSAIMQRERTALKIMSELLYRGRDELTVGDVIPVGDLFDAIVLGDAKPLTDDMVKVFEAASSFYRGKMRPYLLDKHQVSDADARNLDRNDSFRREDRLAKTLLVAAIAPGATSLKDLTASKLAALNFGSVVSMFGGNVSGQVVTLATEWQAKFSEITVGSTADPVISLQLTGVDFDAILAHVTQEDSHANRRRLIRDTVIAEINAVTTGSYAGEYALDHIWRGQKRTVDVVFGNVRDKAALPVEALKASDGRWKLVIDFPFDDMDDRGPSDDVERMYTLRQDGVVSDTIAWIPHFLTAQRMEDVGKLVQLEYLLTGDRFDQYAANLPVGDREPARRLLTGQRDSLRSQLAALLRQAYGVDARNEENLGTFVSGPNFVTLADGFTATQPSVATLRDAVTSVLGSALTARYPKHPEIERGMEEVRRAELNAVLELARKAVDAGGRLPNVDRAAGTRVRRLVTAYGIGALRETTYALDAQHFAFFDEFTRAAGTGDVTVGTLRGLLAERGMTMDTMDLLVLAWAKITDREWHRAGARTAEPGIGGLAPDMLLREPLLPSEEEWQIALTRAKTLFGVGADEYHLSTAAVERVSDGLVSRVRPAVQATENAATELTAHFETLGLTEIAPRWQSIKRARDLIAVLSAANGPVARIEALAQFDLPAEPQTIAKSISAAGDIVAAIRGANWGLIDKLPSLGGERAAQALAQLREAASQAELHAPLKPALEAAAHAATEALLEDPDEIERRQRDEAERCRREEAERHAREEAQRQRDEADRKAAAERAAREAELQQEQASLDAQRREQEEREAEIHRKLAELNRILLEEEERERQRLSEKSQVVARVVEVQAIGQKISEELANPVEGKKLRVSWRWE is encoded by the coding sequence ATGAGCACTCCAACCGCAGGCGCCTTGACGATGATGCTGCGCGACGCGATCCACGTACCCGAGGCAGTCCACGACGATGACTTCGTCATGCGCATCCACGAGGGCGTGCCGGCCGCCGAGCAAACCCTCAAGGACTACGTCGTCACGGAGAAAATCGCCGAGGCGTTCGGAGAGGGCCTGACGCTCGTAAAGTCCGCGCTTACCCGGGGCAACGCCAAAGGGGCGTTCATCCATGGCTCGTTCGGTGCCGGTAAGTCCCACTACATGGCTGTGATGCACTTGCTACTGAGCGGAAACCCGCAGGCACGGGCGCTGCAGGGATTGCAAGCGGTCGTGGCCGAACACTCAGACGTCCTGGCAAGGAAGTTCCTCGCGGTCGATTATCACCTCATCGGGGCCAATTCCTTTGAGGGTGCCCTGTTTGGGGGGTACATCAACACTGTCAAGGCGAGGCACCCCACGGCGACGCTGCCGGTGCTGCACCAGAGCGACCTGCTGTTCCAGAACGCGCAGGGTCTCCGGGCGCAGATGGGGGATGAGCTGTTCTTCTCGAAGTTTGCCTCTGACCTCGACCCGGTGCTGGGGACCCTGAGCGGGGGAGGGCTGACGGCGGCGGAGCTGGACGCGGCGGCCGCTGGCACCGCAAGCGAACGGGACCGGCAGGCGGTGGCCGCCACGTTGGTAGAGACTTATTTCGAGGCCTACACCTCCACCTCGGCCTGGCTTCCGATCGATCAGGGGCTCCGGATCATGACGGAGCATGCCAAAGGGCTCGGCTATGACGGCTTAGTGCTGTTTCTTGATGAACTGGTGCTGTGGCTCGCCAACCACCTGCGCGACTCGGCTTTCATCCAAAACGAGACCTCCAAGGTAGCCAAGCTTGTCGAAACCGGTTCGGGGCAGATGGCGATCCCGATGATCTCGTTCGTCGCGCGGCAGCGAGCACTGAAGGAGTTCCTGGGCGGCGGCAACGTCGGCGCAGAGCAAGTCGCCCTGGAAGATTCGTTTCAGTGGTGGGAAGATCGATTCGACAAAATTACCCTTGCCGCCGCGGACCTTCCAGAGATCGTCAACAAACGCCTGCTGTCGCCGGCGTCCGAGACCGGCAAAATGTCGCTGGCCGCCGCCGTTGCAAGGGTGCGGGCAAATCCGACAGACTGGAAGCACCTGCTGACGGATTCAGTCGGCTCGGGAGCCGTGGACTTCGAAAAGGTTTATCCGTTCTCCCCGGCGCTCGTGGACGCCATGGTCGCGCTGTCGGCGATCATGCAACGCGAACGCACCGCGCTGAAAATCATGAGCGAGCTGCTGTACCGCGGGCGTGATGAGCTGACTGTCGGAGACGTCATCCCGGTCGGTGACCTGTTCGACGCCATCGTGCTCGGCGACGCCAAGCCTCTGACCGACGACATGGTCAAGGTCTTTGAGGCCGCATCGTCCTTCTACCGTGGAAAGATGCGCCCATACCTGCTGGACAAACACCAAGTCAGCGACGCGGACGCCCGAAACCTCGACCGCAACGACTCGTTCCGCCGCGAGGACCGCCTCGCCAAGACCCTTCTTGTCGCGGCCATCGCCCCGGGGGCCACGTCGCTGAAGGACCTGACGGCATCCAAGCTCGCCGCGCTCAACTTCGGCAGCGTCGTGTCAATGTTCGGCGGCAATGTGTCCGGGCAGGTCGTGACCCTGGCCACTGAATGGCAGGCCAAGTTTTCGGAAATTACGGTCGGCTCAACGGCGGACCCGGTGATCAGCCTTCAGCTGACCGGCGTGGACTTCGACGCGATCCTCGCACATGTCACGCAGGAGGACTCCCACGCGAACCGCCGCCGCCTTATCCGTGACACGGTAATCGCTGAAATCAACGCCGTTACCACGGGGTCGTACGCGGGCGAGTACGCGCTCGACCACATCTGGCGAGGCCAGAAACGAACGGTCGACGTCGTTTTCGGGAACGTCCGGGACAAGGCCGCCCTCCCTGTCGAGGCGCTCAAGGCCTCAGACGGACGATGGAAGCTCGTGATCGACTTCCCCTTTGACGACATGGATGACCGCGGACCGTCGGATGATGTCGAGCGTATGTACACGCTTCGGCAGGACGGTGTGGTCAGCGACACAATCGCGTGGATCCCGCATTTTCTGACGGCACAGCGAATGGAGGACGTGGGCAAACTCGTCCAGCTCGAGTACTTGCTGACCGGTGACCGGTTCGACCAATATGCCGCAAACCTCCCGGTCGGCGACCGGGAGCCGGCCCGCCGGCTTCTGACGGGGCAGCGTGACTCGCTGCGCAGTCAGCTTGCCGCCCTGCTGCGCCAAGCCTATGGAGTGGACGCTAGAAATGAGGAGAACCTTGGGACCTTCGTTTCCGGGCCCAACTTTGTCACCCTTGCTGACGGGTTCACAGCGACCCAGCCCTCGGTAGCGACCTTGCGGGATGCCGTCACGAGCGTGCTCGGCTCGGCGTTGACTGCCCGGTACCCCAAGCACCCGGAGATTGAGCGTGGCATGGAGGAGGTCCGCAGAGCGGAGCTCAACGCCGTTCTGGAACTGGCACGCAAAGCCGTGGACGCCGGAGGTCGGCTGCCCAATGTCGACCGGGCTGCCGGAACCCGTGTACGCCGCCTAGTGACCGCTTATGGCATAGGTGCACTGCGCGAAACCACTTACGCGCTTGATGCACAGCACTTTGCGTTCTTTGATGAGTTCACCCGCGCCGCGGGCACTGGCGATGTGACAGTCGGAACCCTGCGCGGTTTGCTGGCCGAGCGTGGCATGACGATGGACACCATGGACCTCCTGGTCCTGGCATGGGCCAAGATCACCGACCGCGAGTGGCACCGGGCCGGGGCACGCACGGCTGAGCCTGGAATCGGTGGCCTGGCTCCGGACATGCTGCTGCGTGAGCCCCTGCTGCCGTCGGAGGAGGAGTGGCAAATCGCGCTTACTCGTGCTAAAACACTTTTCGGAGTGGGCGCAGACGAGTATCACCTATCGACAGCAGCCGTGGAACGCGTCAGTGACGGGCTAGTGAGCAGGGTCCGTCCGGCGGTCCAGGCTACCGAGAACGCGGCGACGGAGCTGACCGCGCACTTTGAGACACTTGGACTCACCGAAATTGCACCGCGATGGCAGAGCATTAAGCGCGCGCGGGACTTAATCGCCGTCCTTTCCGCGGCCAACGGGCCGGTGGCGAGGATCGAGGCCCTTGCCCAGTTCGACCTGCCAGCCGAGCCGCAAACCATAGCGAAATCAATCAGCGCTGCGGGTGACATTGTGGCTGCCATCCGTGGTGCGAACTGGGGGCTCATCGACAAGCTGCCCTCGCTGGGTGGCGAGCGCGCCGCCCAGGCGCTGGCTCAGCTGCGCGAGGCCGCATCCCAAGCGGAGCTGCATGCCCCGCTCAAACCGGCCCTTGAAGCTGCAGCGCACGCAGCGACAGAGGCTCTGCTTGAGGACCCCGACGAGATTGAGCGCCGCCAACGGGATGAAGCTGAGCGGTGCCGTCGGGAGGAAGCAGAACGGCATGCTCGGGAGGAAGCTCAAAGGCAGCGGGACGAGGCTGACCGCAAAGCGGCTGCAGAGCGCGCGGCTCGTGAGGCAGAGTTGCAGCAGGAGCAAGCGTCTCTCGATGCCCAGCGTCGGGAGCAGGAGGAGCGAGAGGCCGAAATTCACCGGAAACTCGCCGAGCTCAACCGAATCCTTCTTGAGGAGGAGGAACGCGAACGGCAGCGACTCAGTGAAAAAAGCCAGGTTGTCGCCCGCGTGGTTGAGGTTCAAGCGATTGGGCAGAAGATCAGCGAGGAACTTGCCAATCCAGTCGAGGGCAAGAAACTACGGGTGAGTTGGAGGTGGGAGTGA
- the pglZ gene encoding BREX-2 system phosphatase PglZ, whose translation MISIASEPTRAVAVSEALVRSRAAELISKGGDARVLVMRAQPRWHGGTLAVDGQSVRVVEGISQLAILDAYAAQADDEYLVVLTDRPRADLGDTVLARAYRQQVEDPDEWGSIPALFGGAREVSRELRRLEWAATALLDHEPVGGWSPSPDLAVSAGHAIGGLLAHLLEIGSGDLDGVVILSALSSESRASWAAVDQKLQGHLVEWAEQEYGTAAGFALRTAAAPSGLVKPLALGLAIDVLWPHPPGDLTEEQVAARTRLLERYAGGRSITPLQAREIANTSAAAVLRLSREGDPEGRLGVVLDQAEALLRENLGWPGGADQSAILRPGFISRLRALGKALDDGSGAEEALAAVLDHREATLAGQDLAPRMAVRLSRWLASPESELHSLAADLQRQLDDGAWVDAAIGVLWSGSSDAEVGAAYGRLIERARARRRRRDEVAAAHLGDSPAEHSIAEVLSNGPALGIENVLRAVVGPWKSHGGVLLVVLDGMSAAVAIDLATEVGRSGLVEWVPSSKRRLAAVAALPSMTGISRTSLLCGEIRNGNSATEKAGIAMAFPGARMFHKGELRAAGGSQLEEGVASAIADPSVPVVGVVINAIDDATHKNDTAGRAWVMADLEPLRALLNAASIAGRAVVLTSDHGHVVERQTEMLSTLAGGDARWRPTASGPPRDGEVLVSGPRVALDAGEAVLLWRDDARFGPARAGYHGGASLAELTVPVLVYQRSLAQTAPEGWEPAPPQAPAWWNDPVLETLPAPTAAPAKKSRKKPAAKESAFTLFELEEPRAPEVAPATDLLKRVLASKVYSAQMRLAGRAAAGAAPLVEAVLRTLIDRGGRAHQETVASAAGLPYASIGQGLAVVKRLLNVEGYDILSYDSDGETLRLDVDLLKDQFGVAG comes from the coding sequence GTGATCAGCATTGCAAGCGAGCCGACCCGCGCCGTTGCCGTTTCTGAGGCGTTGGTGCGGTCGCGTGCTGCTGAGCTCATCAGCAAGGGTGGTGACGCGCGGGTGCTCGTAATGCGTGCTCAGCCGCGCTGGCACGGCGGTACCTTGGCTGTCGATGGTCAGAGCGTGAGGGTCGTTGAGGGTATCTCCCAGCTCGCGATACTTGACGCCTACGCTGCTCAAGCGGACGACGAGTACCTGGTAGTGCTGACCGACCGGCCGCGCGCCGACCTTGGCGACACGGTGCTGGCCCGGGCCTACCGGCAGCAAGTCGAAGACCCTGATGAGTGGGGGAGTATCCCGGCTCTCTTCGGCGGAGCGCGGGAAGTCAGTCGCGAGCTGCGCCGGCTGGAATGGGCAGCTACGGCTCTGCTTGACCACGAGCCTGTTGGAGGATGGTCGCCGTCGCCTGACTTGGCCGTGAGCGCCGGGCATGCCATCGGCGGCCTGCTCGCACACCTGCTGGAGATCGGCTCAGGTGACCTCGATGGGGTTGTCATCCTCAGTGCGTTGAGCAGTGAGTCCCGGGCATCCTGGGCTGCTGTGGATCAGAAATTGCAGGGCCACCTGGTCGAGTGGGCTGAGCAGGAGTACGGCACTGCCGCCGGGTTCGCGCTGCGCACCGCCGCAGCGCCTTCCGGGCTCGTTAAGCCTCTCGCGCTCGGGCTGGCCATCGATGTGCTGTGGCCTCATCCCCCCGGGGATCTTACTGAGGAGCAGGTTGCAGCCCGCACCCGGTTGCTCGAGCGATACGCGGGCGGCAGATCTATTACCCCGCTGCAGGCACGGGAAATTGCCAACACCTCGGCTGCTGCTGTTCTACGCCTGTCGCGGGAGGGCGATCCTGAAGGGCGGCTGGGAGTGGTCCTAGACCAGGCCGAGGCCCTGCTCCGCGAAAATCTTGGCTGGCCCGGCGGGGCTGACCAGTCGGCGATCCTGCGTCCCGGATTCATCAGTCGGTTACGGGCGCTTGGCAAGGCACTCGATGACGGTTCCGGTGCTGAGGAAGCCTTGGCGGCGGTACTTGACCACCGTGAGGCCACCCTAGCTGGTCAGGATCTTGCGCCGCGGATGGCCGTGCGGCTTTCCCGATGGTTGGCATCGCCGGAGTCAGAGCTGCACAGTCTCGCGGCAGATCTGCAGAGACAACTTGACGATGGCGCGTGGGTGGACGCCGCGATCGGCGTGTTGTGGAGCGGCTCGTCAGATGCCGAGGTGGGCGCTGCCTACGGGAGGCTAATTGAGCGGGCACGCGCCCGCCGCCGTCGGCGTGATGAGGTAGCCGCGGCACACCTGGGGGATTCGCCCGCCGAGCATTCCATCGCCGAAGTCTTGAGCAATGGACCAGCGCTTGGAATCGAAAATGTTCTACGCGCCGTCGTTGGCCCCTGGAAGTCCCACGGCGGGGTGCTTCTAGTGGTATTGGACGGGATGAGCGCCGCAGTAGCCATCGATCTCGCCACCGAGGTAGGTCGTTCGGGTCTCGTGGAATGGGTACCCTCGTCGAAGCGCCGGCTTGCTGCCGTGGCCGCGCTGCCGTCGATGACGGGGATCTCGCGCACAAGCCTGTTGTGCGGCGAAATTCGCAACGGAAATTCGGCAACGGAGAAGGCCGGCATCGCAATGGCATTCCCTGGCGCGAGGATGTTCCATAAGGGCGAGTTGCGCGCTGCCGGGGGATCTCAATTAGAGGAAGGTGTCGCCTCGGCGATTGCAGACCCAAGCGTCCCTGTAGTCGGCGTGGTCATCAATGCGATAGACGACGCGACGCATAAGAACGACACCGCTGGCCGGGCATGGGTAATGGCAGACCTGGAACCCTTGCGTGCACTGCTGAACGCCGCATCAATCGCTGGACGCGCCGTAGTGCTCACTTCCGACCATGGCCACGTCGTGGAGCGGCAGACCGAAATGCTTTCCACGCTGGCGGGTGGTGACGCTCGCTGGCGACCGACAGCATCAGGTCCGCCTCGGGATGGCGAGGTACTGGTCAGCGGACCGCGTGTTGCGCTCGACGCCGGCGAAGCAGTACTGCTGTGGCGTGATGACGCGCGGTTCGGGCCTGCCAGGGCCGGCTACCATGGCGGTGCGTCACTGGCCGAGCTGACCGTCCCAGTACTGGTGTACCAGCGGTCACTGGCGCAGACCGCGCCGGAAGGCTGGGAGCCGGCCCCACCTCAGGCGCCGGCCTGGTGGAATGATCCGGTCCTCGAGACATTGCCGGCGCCTACGGCCGCTCCCGCGAAGAAGTCCCGCAAAAAGCCCGCGGCCAAGGAATCAGCGTTCACGTTATTCGAATTGGAGGAGCCAAGAGCTCCCGAGGTGGCGCCTGCGACTGACCTCCTTAAACGAGTACTTGCTTCGAAGGTGTACAGCGCCCAAATGAGGCTCGCCGGGCGTGCAGCAGCAGGAGCAGCGCCGCTTGTGGAGGCGGTGCTGCGCACCTTAATTGATCGAGGTGGGCGAGCGCACCAGGAGACAGTAGCGTCCGCCGCCGGGCTGCCCTACGCCTCAATAGGACAAGGGCTGGCCGTGGTTAAACGTTTGTTGAACGTTGAGGGCTACGACATCTTGTCCTACGACAGTGACGGTGAGACGCTGCGGCTCGACGTCGATCTGCTCAAGGATCAGTTCGGAGTCGCAGGATGA
- the pglX gene encoding BREX-2 system adenine-specific DNA-methyltransferase PglX — protein MIDSSALLSDLKVQLRVLQADLKSRADDPGTVWGAALQREHAEAVKRERTGLSWSVWRDNEVDQAAVAWVLATTFVRFCEDNDLLMGAVLDGVPVPVSWIAGPGDRVLRARENQTAYFRVNRSHHDRDWLQQSFRVLAAQPAGAALVDPRHNPVWTAEISAEAAKGLVGFWRRTRGDGVLVHDFTDPDLDTRFLGDLYQDLSDHAKKTYALLQTPVFVEEFILDRTLTPAIAEFGVDGLKVIDPTCGSGHFLLGAFERLNEQWAAEAPGMDPRQRVRKAMDSIHGVDLNPFAVAIARFRLTVAGILAAGEKSLVGLEEWGFHLAIGDSLLGEQGVTNALFGEDAYTYSTEDLGEYTDILKPGRYHVVVGNPPYITVKDKVLNQAYREAYKTAAGKYALSVPFMELFFRLAIQGGAGQGAGHVGQITSNSFMKREFGKKLIEDLFAGYHLDNPVDLTHVIDTSGAYIPGHGTPTVILIGRRRRPVAGEVRAVLGVRGEPGRPKDPSKGFVWTEIIEHIDHAGFEGLYVSVSDLSSQIFSTFPWSLSGGGASDLKKVLEDGAAQKLAAAVRLVGVMGMTNIDDAFLAPRDAFARRGVETDLVRCLVTGDLVRDHGINRGDHVFFPYNSRELLDIHDFPGAYRWVWPVRTEAWNRATFSKNTYRQEGRTWWEWHQIGLDRVEGPAITLAEVATHNHFVLDRGAKVFKQTAPVIKLPDGATEAQHLELLGILNSSVACFWLKQVAHNKGSSVDSNGARQTTIPWEDFYQFNGTKVGQFPLPAVLPGRRSTLIDGLARALDSLAPRAVVADWGRGSVKGEEPEDALVQAYEQWSMFRKRLVFEQEELDWETYEIYGLVDEPMTYDGWSVDKISLGERAFEIALAQSIEEGEDGAAWFERHGSIPVREVPLEWPADYRALVQKRLALIESDRSIRLLERPEYKRRWATVPWDKQLREALEAAILDRLEDPELWRDLQGPSTRSVAQLADLLRSEEGLAELVRVLTGNPEPDLGAVIGSLAPVEAVPYLAAYRFKPSGMEKFREWQAVWDLQRREDAGEEVKIPVPPKYSTPDFQKVEYWKARGKLDVPKERFVLYPGVGREGDNSSVLGWAGWSHRDQAVALVREIMNQQALGASNETLVPMVAGLVELEPWLHQWHTELEPEFGSSAAQAVTSQIDQLLAQLQLTRDDVNAWRPPAATRGRRRST, from the coding sequence ATGATTGACTCTTCCGCCCTTCTTTCCGATCTCAAGGTTCAGTTGCGGGTGTTGCAGGCTGACCTGAAGTCGCGGGCCGATGACCCAGGCACCGTGTGGGGCGCTGCCTTGCAGCGTGAGCATGCGGAGGCGGTGAAGCGTGAGCGCACGGGTCTGTCGTGGTCGGTGTGGCGGGACAACGAGGTTGATCAGGCGGCTGTCGCATGGGTTCTTGCGACGACGTTTGTCCGGTTCTGTGAGGACAACGATCTGCTCATGGGTGCCGTCCTGGACGGCGTGCCGGTCCCGGTCAGCTGGATCGCCGGGCCTGGTGACCGGGTCCTCCGCGCCCGGGAGAACCAGACTGCGTATTTTCGCGTCAACAGAAGTCATCATGACCGTGACTGGCTGCAACAGTCGTTCCGGGTGCTGGCTGCCCAGCCCGCCGGGGCAGCTCTTGTCGATCCCCGGCATAATCCGGTTTGGACCGCGGAGATCAGCGCCGAGGCCGCTAAGGGGCTCGTTGGCTTCTGGCGCCGCACTCGCGGCGACGGCGTGCTGGTGCATGACTTCACCGACCCGGATCTGGACACCCGTTTCCTGGGTGACCTGTACCAGGACCTGTCGGATCATGCGAAGAAAACTTACGCGCTGCTGCAGACGCCGGTGTTTGTTGAAGAATTCATCCTCGACCGCACCCTGACGCCCGCGATCGCCGAGTTCGGCGTCGACGGACTCAAGGTCATCGACCCTACCTGCGGATCCGGTCACTTCCTGCTCGGGGCTTTCGAGCGCCTCAACGAACAGTGGGCTGCCGAGGCCCCCGGCATGGATCCCAGGCAGCGGGTCCGCAAGGCGATGGACTCCATCCATGGCGTGGACCTGAACCCCTTTGCCGTGGCTATTGCCCGTTTCCGTCTCACGGTCGCGGGGATCCTGGCCGCGGGCGAGAAGTCTTTGGTCGGGCTGGAGGAGTGGGGGTTCCATCTGGCCATCGGGGACTCGCTCCTGGGGGAACAAGGCGTCACTAATGCCCTCTTCGGTGAGGACGCCTATACCTACTCCACCGAGGACCTCGGCGAATACACCGACATTCTCAAACCTGGGCGGTACCACGTCGTCGTGGGAAACCCGCCCTACATCACGGTCAAAGACAAAGTCCTCAACCAAGCCTATCGGGAGGCTTACAAGACGGCGGCCGGGAAGTATGCGCTGTCGGTGCCGTTCATGGAATTGTTCTTCCGTCTCGCGATCCAGGGCGGAGCAGGGCAAGGCGCCGGGCACGTCGGGCAGATCACGTCCAACTCGTTCATGAAACGGGAGTTCGGCAAAAAGCTCATCGAGGACCTCTTCGCCGGATACCACCTCGACAACCCCGTCGACCTGACCCACGTCATCGACACCTCGGGCGCCTACATTCCCGGCCACGGCACGCCGACCGTCATCCTCATCGGACGGCGACGCCGACCTGTCGCGGGCGAGGTCCGGGCGGTCCTCGGCGTCCGCGGTGAGCCGGGCCGGCCGAAGGATCCGTCGAAGGGTTTCGTCTGGACCGAGATCATCGAGCACATCGATCACGCTGGATTCGAGGGCCTGTACGTCTCGGTAAGCGACCTTTCCAGCCAAATCTTTTCCACGTTCCCGTGGTCGCTCAGCGGCGGTGGTGCCAGTGACCTGAAAAAGGTTCTCGAAGACGGGGCCGCTCAAAAGCTTGCGGCGGCAGTCCGGCTCGTCGGAGTGATGGGGATGACCAATATCGACGACGCCTTTCTGGCGCCGCGTGATGCGTTTGCTAGGAGGGGGGTCGAGACCGACCTTGTCCGCTGCCTGGTGACGGGAGACCTTGTCCGTGACCATGGCATCAACCGTGGTGATCATGTCTTTTTTCCGTACAACTCGCGGGAGTTGCTCGACATCCATGATTTCCCTGGCGCGTATAGGTGGGTGTGGCCCGTTCGCACTGAGGCTTGGAACAGAGCAACGTTTTCCAAGAACACGTACCGCCAAGAAGGGCGCACTTGGTGGGAGTGGCATCAAATCGGCCTCGACCGCGTTGAGGGACCGGCCATCACCCTCGCGGAGGTAGCGACGCATAACCACTTCGTGCTCGACCGCGGAGCGAAGGTGTTCAAACAGACGGCGCCCGTGATCAAGCTGCCGGACGGTGCGACAGAGGCGCAGCACCTCGAGCTGCTCGGCATACTCAACAGCTCGGTGGCGTGTTTCTGGCTGAAGCAGGTGGCGCACAACAAGGGTTCTAGTGTTGATTCTAATGGCGCCCGTCAGACCACCATCCCTTGGGAGGATTTCTACCAGTTCAATGGCACCAAAGTAGGACAGTTCCCGTTGCCGGCGGTGCTGCCTGGGCGGCGATCGACATTGATTGACGGGCTAGCGAGGGCGCTGGACTCCTTGGCTCCACGTGCCGTCGTGGCCGACTGGGGCAGGGGAAGTGTCAAGGGTGAAGAGCCTGAAGACGCGCTGGTTCAGGCCTATGAACAGTGGTCGATGTTTCGTAAACGTCTAGTGTTCGAACAGGAGGAGCTGGATTGGGAAACGTACGAGATTTACGGCCTCGTGGACGAGCCGATGACGTATGACGGTTGGTCTGTCGACAAGATCTCCCTGGGAGAGCGGGCATTCGAAATCGCGCTGGCTCAAAGCATCGAGGAAGGCGAAGATGGGGCCGCCTGGTTCGAGAGGCACGGATCGATTCCGGTGCGCGAAGTCCCCTTGGAATGGCCCGCGGACTACCGAGCGCTCGTGCAAAAGCGGCTTGCGCTCATAGAGTCGGACCGAAGCATTCGTCTGCTTGAGCGCCCGGAGTACAAGCGCCGGTGGGCGACTGTCCCGTGGGACAAGCAGCTCCGGGAGGCATTGGAGGCGGCGATTCTAGACCGACTTGAGGACCCCGAGCTGTGGCGGGATCTCCAAGGGCCCAGTACCCGTTCGGTTGCCCAGCTGGCGGACCTATTACGGAGCGAAGAGGGCCTGGCTGAGCTGGTCCGAGTGCTAACGGGCAATCCTGAACCAGATCTCGGGGCTGTAATCGGGTCTTTGGCCCCCGTCGAAGCCGTTCCCTACTTGGCGGCCTATCGGTTCAAGCCCTCCGGCATGGAGAAGTTTCGCGAGTGGCAGGCGGTCTGGGATCTGCAGCGGCGCGAGGACGCGGGGGAGGAAGTCAAAATCCCGGTTCCGCCGAAGTACTCGACGCCGGACTTTCAGAAAGTTGAGTACTGGAAGGCCCGCGGCAAGCTGGATGTGCCCAAGGAGCGGTTTGTGCTGTATCCGGGCGTCGGACGCGAGGGAGATAACAGCTCTGTGCTTGGCTGGGCAGGATGGAGTCACCGAGACCAGGCGGTTGCGCTGGTCCGAGAGATCATGAACCAGCAAGCCCTCGGTGCGTCGAACGAAACCTTGGTACCCATGGTTGCCGGGCTGGTCGAGCTCGAGCCGTGGCTACACCAGTGGCACACGGAGCTGGAACCGGAGTTCGGGTCCAGTGCAGCCCAAGCGGTCACCAGCCAGATCGACCAGCTCCTGGCACAGCTGCAGCTGACGCGCGACGACGTCAACGCGTGGCGACCGCCGGCGGCGACGCGCGGGCGCCGTCGTAGCACCTAA